From the genome of Methanobrevibacter smithii ATCC 35061, one region includes:
- a CDS encoding methanogenesis marker 14 protein: MSFLGKIFNKGPKPIIAKSHEGNLDSLRANRAGPQSPGAVKKPDVFYVTASVELGNTTTKCIVMATNLNTSECYLLNKTVKMTRDIRPPKPNEEVFGKTVWGIELSKEAVADLIKDTVLESLKKAHVDKDNDLDFVVRSTGVTAGFATAEEAGQLVIALADGCLDAGIPPRKMSPAMSVSQLPERLQKHSLLNNVMFDGAVVSVVPPKGKETVANEMEGELVTAGIKLGAKWTDVDYRNPCISLDFGSTLAGRIVNDNQPYANTVGNFLGLAGVVSDSLARGSGEIDKNNGAALDLYSDKLIKKANTKKAQANAEEAHKLIDIRKVPMDVDRFGTVPLDPVASENAGTTLIGCDVGVNGDKLEDLMDLGAKFYDRDGLPTLLSTMDYVSTKIVTRVLDVAFKENVVTPGSALGITGRAGITGRKPQLILEAVQDKFDKVVFVEDGLALGSAIMARCMNSMGTQKSPIGGCQGQKCILGKRMKLQGSKYA, encoded by the coding sequence ATGTCTTTTTTAGGTAAAATTTTTAATAAAGGTCCTAAACCTATAATAGCTAAGTCTCATGAAGGAAATTTAGATTCTTTAAGGGCTAATAGGGCTGGACCGCAAAGTCCTGGTGCTGTTAAAAAGCCAGATGTTTTTTATGTAACTGCTTCTGTAGAGTTAGGTAACACTACAACCAAATGTATTGTTATGGCTACTAATTTAAATACTAGTGAATGTTATCTGCTCAATAAAACAGTGAAAATGACTAGAGATATTCGTCCGCCTAAACCTAATGAAGAAGTTTTTGGTAAAACTGTTTGGGGTATTGAACTTTCAAAAGAAGCTGTTGCTGATTTAATTAAAGATACTGTTTTGGAATCTTTAAAAAAAGCTCATGTTGATAAAGATAATGATTTGGATTTTGTAGTTAGATCTACTGGTGTAACAGCAGGTTTTGCTACTGCTGAAGAAGCAGGCCAATTAGTTATTGCATTAGCTGACGGCTGTTTGGATGCAGGCATCCCACCAAGAAAAATGTCTCCGGCTATGAGTGTTTCCCAACTTCCTGAAAGATTGCAAAAACATTCTCTTTTAAATAATGTAATGTTTGACGGTGCTGTAGTTAGTGTTGTTCCTCCTAAAGGTAAGGAAACTGTTGCAAATGAAATGGAAGGGGAACTTGTTACTGCAGGTATTAAGTTAGGTGCTAAATGGACAGATGTTGATTATAGAAACCCATGTATTTCTCTTGATTTCGGATCAACATTAGCTGGCCGTATTGTCAATGATAATCAGCCTTATGCAAATACTGTAGGTAATTTTTTAGGTTTGGCTGGTGTAGTTAGCGATTCTCTAGCTAGAGGTTCTGGTGAAATCGATAAAAATAATGGTGCTGCTTTAGATTTGTATTCTGATAAGTTGATTAAAAAAGCCAATACTAAAAAAGCTCAGGCTAATGCTGAGGAAGCTCATAAATTAATTGATATTCGTAAAGTTCCTATGGATGTAGATAGATTTGGTACTGTCCCATTAGATCCTGTCGCTTCTGAAAATGCAGGTACAACTTTAATTGGTTGTGATGTAGGTGTTAATGGTGATAAATTAGAAGATTTAATGGATCTTGGAGCTAAATTCTATGACAGAGATGGTCTTCCAACATTATTGTCTACTATGGATTATGTAAGTACTAAAATTGTTACACGTGTTTTAGATGTTGCATTTAAGGAAAATGTTGTTACTCCAGGTTCTGCATTAGGTATTACTGGAAGAGCAGGTATTACTGGACGTAAACCACAGCTTATTTTAGAAGCGGTTCAGGATAAGTTTGATAAGGTCGTATTTGTTGAAGACGGTTTGGCTTTAGGTTCAGCTATTATGGCTCGCTGTATGAATTCTATGGGAACTCAAAAATCACCTATTGGAGGCTGCCAAGGTCAGAAATGTATTCTCGGTAAGAGGATGAAATTGCAGGGCAGCAAATATGCATAA
- the mtrH gene encoding tetrahydromethanopterin S-methyltransferase subunit H: protein MFRFDKEQVVFDFAGVKMGGQPGEYPTVLAGTIFYGGHNIISDELTGDFDKSRAETLVNDMVEMSDVTGNPCIVQVFGQTEEAIVKYIEYIGDICDKPFLIDSTSGDARVAGAQYADEVGLTERAIYNSINMAADKSELDALAETDISASIILGFNPMNATVDGKMAMWENGDDGAYEKGLLEVAADCGIDKFMMDTAVTPLGQGAGIAAKTTFAEKAKWGYPVGSGIHNVPSAWDWLRDYKKAGNKTAYTVCDIGANIVQVMTGGDFVLFGPIDNAKIAFPAVAQTDMFIAEAAADFGTEAVEDHPINKLV, encoded by the coding sequence ATGTTTAGATTTGATAAAGAGCAAGTCGTATTTGACTTTGCTGGTGTAAAAATGGGAGGTCAACCAGGGGAATATCCTACTGTATTAGCAGGTACTATTTTCTACGGTGGACACAATATTATTAGTGATGAATTGACAGGTGATTTTGATAAAAGTAGAGCAGAAACTTTAGTTAATGACATGGTTGAAATGTCTGATGTAACTGGTAACCCATGTATTGTACAAGTTTTCGGTCAAACTGAAGAAGCTATTGTAAAATACATCGAGTACATTGGTGACATCTGTGATAAACCATTCCTTATAGATTCTACTTCCGGTGATGCTAGAGTTGCTGGTGCACAATATGCTGATGAAGTTGGCTTAACTGAAAGGGCTATTTACAACTCCATTAACATGGCTGCAGATAAATCTGAATTAGATGCTCTTGCAGAAACTGATATTTCCGCTTCTATCATCTTAGGTTTCAACCCAATGAATGCTACCGTTGACGGTAAAATGGCTATGTGGGAAAACGGAGACGATGGAGCTTACGAAAAAGGTTTACTTGAAGTAGCTGCTGATTGTGGTATCGACAAGTTCATGATGGATACTGCAGTTACTCCATTAGGACAAGGTGCAGGTATTGCTGCAAAAACCACTTTTGCAGAAAAAGCTAAATGGGGATACCCAGTAGGTTCCGGTATTCACAATGTACCTTCCGCTTGGGATTGGTTAAGAGACTACAAAAAAGCTGGAAACAAAACTGCTTACACTGTTTGTGATATTGGTGCAAACATTGTTCAAGTTATGACTGGTGGAGACTTCGTTCTCTTTGGACCTATCGATAACGCTAAAATAGCATTCCCTGCTGTAGCACAAACCGATATGTTCATTGCAGAAGCAGCTGCTGACTTCGGTACTGAAGCTGTTGAAGATCACCCAATCAACAAATTAGTATAG
- the mtrG gene encoding tetrahydromethanopterin S-methyltransferase subunit MtrG has protein sequence MSEKENNSIPQVMVSPDDFKDIVEKLNDAEEKVDFTVGEYYQRLGQQTGRDVGILYGMIIGLMILVVAMKYNVFAMITTMF, from the coding sequence ATGAGTGAAAAAGAAAATAATTCAATACCTCAAGTAATGGTTTCACCCGATGATTTCAAAGACATTGTTGAAAAATTAAACGATGCTGAAGAAAAAGTTGATTTTACTGTGGGGGAATATTATCAACGTTTAGGCCAACAAACAGGTAGGGATGTTGGTATTTTATATGGTATGATAATAGGTTTAATGATTTTAGTAGTAGCTATGAAATATAATGTATTTGCTATGATAACTACTATGTTTTAG
- a CDS encoding tetrahydromethanopterin S-methyltransferase subunit F has product MVQISNKPNISGIKDVSEDAEYSSKLLAREGKLFAGLITTRFKGFAIGIVLAVLLLVVIPAIAKLCGC; this is encoded by the coding sequence ATGGTACAAATTTCTAATAAACCTAATATTAGTGGTATTAAAGATGTTTCAGAAGATGCTGAATACAGCTCAAAACTTCTTGCAAGGGAAGGTAAACTTTTTGCAGGTTTAATCACAACTAGATTCAAAGGATTTGCTATTGGTATTGTTTTAGCAGTTCTTTTACTTGTTGTCATTCCAGCTATTGCAAAATTATGTGGATGTTAG
- the mtrA gene encoding tetrahydromethanopterin S-methyltransferase subunit A, producing MADKKEPAAGWPVISGDYIVGDPESPVAVTTLASHIEAELSGAAIAGPCKTENLGVEKVVANIISNPNIRFLILAGAEVQGHITGQSFKALHENGADPDKKKIIGATGAIPFVENVPLDGVERFQQQLEIIDLIDTEDVGAIQAKINECVEKDPGAFEEEAMVISVEGDDGEEDDGEEMKVVSAETALIEARMRNINTKIDMVGSIQRNLAGNYAGKVQGIMIGLAFSLVIGALFLLF from the coding sequence ATGGCTGATAAAAAAGAACCAGCAGCTGGCTGGCCGGTTATTAGTGGAGACTACATTGTAGGGGATCCTGAAAGTCCTGTTGCAGTAACAACATTAGCTTCACATATTGAAGCAGAACTTTCTGGAGCAGCAATCGCAGGTCCATGTAAAACAGAAAATTTAGGTGTAGAAAAAGTTGTTGCAAACATTATATCTAATCCTAATATCCGTTTCTTAATTTTAGCTGGTGCTGAAGTACAAGGACATATTACAGGTCAATCTTTCAAAGCATTACACGAAAACGGTGCTGACCCTGATAAAAAGAAAATTATTGGAGCAACTGGAGCAATTCCTTTTGTTGAAAATGTTCCTTTAGACGGGGTTGAAAGATTCCAACAACAATTAGAAATAATTGATTTAATTGACACTGAGGATGTCGGTGCAATTCAAGCTAAAATTAACGAATGTGTTGAAAAAGACCCTGGTGCTTTTGAAGAAGAAGCTATGGTAATTTCCGTTGAAGGTGACGACGGAGAAGAAGATGACGGCGAAGAAATGAAAGTTGTTTCTGCAGAAACTGCTTTAATTGAAGCAAGAATGAGAAATATCAATACTAAAATAGATATGGTAGGATCAATTCAAAGAAACCTTGCAGGTAATTATGCTGGTAAAGTGCAAGGAATCATGATTGGTTTAGCATTCTCTTTAGTAATTGGAGCTTTATTCTTACTATTTTAA
- a CDS encoding tetrahydromethanopterin S-methyltransferase subunit B: MAQMLPMIQIVPNMNLALDPVSGVIGASLGEGVILLSMDEINNEVTKLQGAADELVSSLDPYTSPAGAYPGREGSYVTAGMLTNIVYGFVLAIIIIFAALPILIKLGVL; the protein is encoded by the coding sequence ATGGCTCAAATGTTACCTATGATTCAAATTGTACCTAATATGAATTTGGCTCTTGACCCTGTTTCCGGAGTTATTGGTGCATCTTTAGGTGAAGGTGTTATTCTCCTCTCTATGGATGAAATAAACAATGAAGTAACTAAACTTCAAGGTGCTGCAGATGAATTAGTCAGTTCTTTAGATCCTTATACTAGTCCTGCAGGAGCTTATCCTGGAAGGGAAGGTTCATATGTTACTGCTGGTATGTTAACAAACATAGTTTATGGATTTGTCTTGGCTATAATTATCATATTCGCAGCTTTACCTATTTTAATTAAATTGGGGGTTTTATAG
- the mtrC gene encoding tetrahydromethanopterin S-methyltransferase subunit MtrC, whose product MSAGGSADGAVSSINNNHLLILGIIGGLVGIYLCSINDVIGPVIAGLGSVCATVWGANAIRSVASYGLGTGVPSIGYMTLSIGIIGSLAGLAVGLIYPQFNMLGPVFGLIFSMIIGAVVALIATKIIGMKIPIMVRCTVEIAGAGALSVLCLSAAVTGAFDANSICEYVVAPGFIAVFFIMCTMAIQHPFNACLGPNEDQVRTLKCAASTGFLSMIITGLLSSITGGFGWFAVLIVGLIGWVISFRLFVQASCDAAASVKWAGLWPKLEE is encoded by the coding sequence ATGTCTGCTGGTGGAAGTGCTGATGGTGCTGTCAGTTCAATAAACAATAATCATTTATTGATTTTAGGAATTATTGGTGGATTAGTAGGAATTTATTTATGTAGTATCAATGATGTTATTGGTCCAGTTATTGCAGGTCTCGGTTCAGTATGTGCTACTGTATGGGGAGCTAATGCTATACGTAGTGTAGCTAGTTACGGTTTAGGTACTGGTGTACCTTCTATTGGTTACATGACATTATCTATTGGTATTATCGGTTCTTTAGCAGGTCTTGCTGTAGGTCTTATATACCCACAATTTAACATGCTAGGACCTGTATTTGGTTTAATATTTTCAATGATTATCGGTGCTGTTGTTGCATTAATCGCTACTAAAATTATTGGTATGAAAATCCCAATTATGGTAAGATGTACTGTTGAAATTGCTGGAGCAGGTGCTTTATCTGTTTTATGTTTATCTGCTGCTGTAACTGGTGCTTTTGATGCAAATTCCATTTGTGAATATGTTGTAGCTCCAGGATTTATCGCAGTATTCTTTATAATGTGTACTATGGCAATTCAACATCCATTCAACGCATGTTTAGGTCCAAATGAAGATCAAGTAAGGACTCTTAAATGTGCTGCATCTACTGGATTCTTATCTATGATTATTACTGGTCTTTTATCCAGTATTACTGGCGGATTCGGATGGTTTGCTGTTCTTATCGTTGGATTAATTGGATGGGTCATTTCATTCAGATTATTTGTTCAAGCTTCATGCGATGCTGCAGCTTCAGTTAAATGGGCTGGATTATGGCCTAAATTAGAGGAATAA
- the mtrD gene encoding tetrahydromethanopterin S-methyltransferase subunit D: protein MDPIFVILFVAIGGVMIGAGVHFIPVGGAPAAMATATGVGTGTAMLAAGAGLTGLITAATMTGEPWFVVGIGGAIGAMIMMGITMLIANFIYVYGVGIVPAASKVPVDIITKRNQEKYKTPGTEGHGVPTTCFISGLIGGLFGGFGGGLVYYAIDAAVQKSTYFTDPAISIGLAAILGVGVFFINSVIASYNIGGTIEGMHDPKFKRIGRGALSCAIASIVVGVFCVLLTGGI, encoded by the coding sequence ATGGATCCAATTTTTGTAATTTTATTCGTCGCTATAGGCGGAGTTATGATTGGTGCAGGTGTGCACTTTATTCCTGTAGGGGGAGCTCCTGCAGCTATGGCAACCGCTACTGGTGTAGGTACTGGTACCGCTATGTTAGCTGCTGGTGCAGGTTTAACAGGTCTTATTACTGCTGCAACTATGACTGGTGAGCCATGGTTTGTAGTAGGTATTGGTGGTGCAATAGGTGCTATGATTATGATGGGTATTACTATGCTCATTGCTAATTTCATATATGTATATGGTGTAGGTATTGTTCCTGCAGCATCTAAAGTGCCTGTTGATATAATTACCAAACGTAATCAAGAAAAGTATAAAACTCCGGGTACTGAAGGACACGGTGTACCTACTACTTGTTTTATTAGTGGTCTTATAGGTGGTCTCTTTGGAGGATTTGGTGGTGGATTAGTATACTATGCTATTGATGCTGCTGTTCAAAAATCTACTTACTTCACTGACCCTGCTATTAGTATAGGTTTAGCTGCTATATTAGGTGTAGGTGTGTTCTTTATTAATTCGGTTATTGCTTCTTATAACATTGGTGGTACTATTGAAGGTATGCACGATCCTAAATTTAAAAGGATTGGTAGAGGAGCATTATCTTGTGCTATTGCATCTATAGTAGTTGGAGTATTTTGTGTATTATTAACTGGAGGTATTTAA
- the mtrE gene encoding tetrahydromethanopterin S-methyltransferase subunit E: protein MINLIKNMEEKIMDPVTLGVVALMGAVATIGGAAEDLESDIGSQSNPNSQVQLAPQMGHLHRMINKAASGEPVAYGVWCGVAGSIAYVLIMLGFVPIISIAMGSCVAAFVHAIYTVTSHMGRIVGQSQFEQPLFMDVLTQSLGPIVGHGFITSFCIVGISYLMIIPLNGTTLHVFPLPLLAVLWGIALGAIGSSTGDVHYGAESEYQKFEFGGGTPVAIQGDIVTNAPMGAKNSMDVVNFCAKFGGPLTGFCFGLVVFFSFWNTVVFGIYGGLVVGFIIVILLIIMNDRLEVFARNRYGPYEED, encoded by the coding sequence ATGATCAATTTAATAAAAAATATGGAGGAAAAAATTATGGACCCTGTAACATTAGGTGTTGTCGCATTAATGGGTGCAGTTGCAACTATTGGTGGAGCTGCTGAGGATTTAGAATCTGATATCGGTTCTCAAAGTAACCCAAACTCTCAAGTTCAACTTGCTCCGCAAATGGGACATTTACACCGTATGATAAACAAAGCGGCTTCTGGTGAACCGGTCGCTTATGGTGTTTGGTGTGGTGTTGCTGGATCTATTGCATATGTATTAATTATGTTAGGTTTCGTACCTATTATTTCAATTGCAATGGGATCTTGTGTCGCTGCTTTTGTTCACGCTATTTATACTGTCACATCCCATATGGGTAGGATTGTTGGTCAATCTCAATTTGAACAGCCATTATTTATGGATGTGTTAACTCAATCTTTAGGACCTATTGTTGGTCACGGATTTATAACTAGCTTTTGTATTGTTGGAATTTCATATTTAATGATTATCCCATTAAACGGTACTACATTACATGTATTCCCATTACCACTCTTAGCAGTACTTTGGGGTATTGCTCTTGGAGCTATCGGTTCTTCAACTGGGGATGTTCATTACGGTGCTGAAAGTGAATATCAAAAGTTCGAATTTGGTGGAGGAACTCCTGTAGCTATTCAAGGAGATATTGTTACTAATGCTCCTATGGGTGCAAAAAACTCTATGGATGTAGTAAACTTCTGTGCTAAATTTGGTGGACCTTTAACCGGTTTCTGTTTTGGTCTTGTAGTATTCTTTAGTTTTTGGAATACTGTTGTATTCGGAATTTATGGTGGTTTAGTCGTTGGTTTCATCATTGTCATTTTATTAATTATTATGAATGACAGATTAGAAGTATTTGCAAGAAACCGTTACGGACCATATGAGGAAGATTAA
- the mcrA gene encoding coenzyme-B sulfoethylthiotransferase subunit alpha, with protein MADKKFLDAMKNKFSEGPTDKRTTFYNMGGWKQSERKSAFVKEGKEIAEKRGIPMYNPDIGTPLGQRALMSYQLSTTDTYVEGDDLHFINNAAIQQAWDDIRRTVIVGLNTAHNVLEKRLGIEVTPETITEYLETVNHAMPGAAVVQEHMVETDPLVVQDSYVKVFTGDDELADEIDSAFVLDINKEFNEEQAAALKEEVGGSVWQAVRIPAIVGRVCDGGTTSRWSAMQIGMSMISAYNQCAGEGATGDFAYASKHAEVIHMGTYLPVRRARAENELGGVPFGFMADICQSSRVNADDPVRSTLDVVALGAALYDQIWLGSYMSGGVGFTQYATAAYTDDVLDDFTYYGKDYVEDKYGGLTEAPNNMDTVLDVGSEVSFYALEQYEEYPALLETHFGGSQRASVISAAAGCSTAFATGNAQTGLSAWYLGMYLHKEQHSRLGFYGYDLQDQCGAANVFSIRNDEGLPLEMRGPNYPNYAMNVGHQGEYAGIAQAPHAARGDAWSFNPLVKIAFADKNLVFDFSKPREEFAKGALREFEPSGERTVITPAK; from the coding sequence ATGGCAGATAAAAAATTCTTAGATGCAATGAAAAACAAATTCAGTGAAGGTCCAACTGATAAAAGAACCACTTTCTATAACATGGGCGGTTGGAAACAATCTGAAAGAAAAAGCGCATTCGTAAAAGAAGGTAAAGAAATCGCTGAAAAAAGAGGAATTCCAATGTACAACCCAGACATTGGTACTCCTTTAGGTCAAAGGGCTTTAATGTCTTACCAATTATCTACTACTGATACTTATGTAGAAGGTGACGATTTACACTTCATTAACAACGCAGCTATCCAACAAGCTTGGGACGATATTAGAAGAACTGTAATTGTAGGTTTAAATACTGCTCACAACGTTCTTGAAAAAAGGTTAGGTATTGAAGTAACTCCTGAAACAATCACTGAATACTTAGAAACTGTAAACCACGCAATGCCTGGTGCAGCAGTAGTTCAAGAACACATGGTAGAAACTGACCCATTAGTAGTACAAGACAGTTATGTTAAAGTATTTACTGGTGACGATGAATTAGCTGATGAAATTGATTCAGCATTCGTTTTAGACATCAACAAAGAGTTCAATGAAGAACAAGCAGCAGCTTTAAAAGAAGAAGTTGGTGGAAGTGTATGGCAAGCTGTAAGAATTCCTGCTATCGTAGGAAGAGTTTGTGACGGAGGTACTACCTCAAGATGGTCTGCAATGCAAATTGGTATGTCAATGATTTCTGCATACAACCAATGTGCTGGTGAAGGAGCTACTGGTGACTTCGCATACGCATCCAAACACGCAGAAGTTATTCACATGGGTACTTACTTACCTGTAAGAAGAGCAAGAGCAGAAAACGAGTTAGGTGGAGTTCCATTTGGTTTCATGGCAGATATCTGTCAATCTTCCAGAGTAAATGCTGACGACCCAGTACGTTCAACCTTAGATGTAGTAGCTTTAGGTGCTGCATTATACGACCAAATTTGGTTAGGTTCTTACATGTCTGGTGGTGTAGGATTCACTCAATATGCTACTGCAGCATATACTGATGATGTATTAGATGACTTCACTTACTATGGTAAAGATTACGTAGAAGACAAATATGGTGGATTAACTGAAGCACCTAATAACATGGACACTGTTCTTGATGTAGGTTCTGAAGTTTCATTCTACGCATTAGAACAATACGAAGAATACCCAGCTTTACTTGAAACTCACTTCGGTGGATCTCAAAGGGCTTCTGTTATTTCAGCGGCAGCTGGTTGTTCCACTGCATTCGCTACTGGTAATGCTCAAACTGGTTTAAGTGCATGGTACTTAGGTATGTACTTACACAAAGAACAACATTCCAGATTAGGTTTCTACGGATACGATTTACAAGATCAATGTGGTGCAGCTAACGTATTCTCCATCAGAAATGATGAAGGTTTACCACTCGAAATGAGAGGACCAAACTACCCTAACTACGCAATGAACGTAGGTCACCAAGGTGAATACGCTGGTATCGCTCAAGCTCCTCACGCAGCTCGTGGAGATGCTTGGTCTTTCAACCCATTAGTTAAAATCGCATTTGCTGATAAAAACTTAGTATTCGACTTCAGTAAACCTCGTGAAGAATTTGCTAAAGGTGCATTAAGAGAGTTCGAACCATCCGGTGAAAGAACTGTCATCACCCCAGCAAAATAA
- the mcrG gene encoding coenzyme-B sulfoethylthiotransferase subunit gamma, protein MAQIYPGTSQVAQNRRNFCNPDYELEKLREISDEDVVKILGHRAPGEEYKSVHPPLDEMDEPDDIVRELVTPIAGAKAGDRIRYIQFVDSMYFAPAQPYLRARSYLNRFRGIDTGTLSGRQVIEARERDIERISKYLLETEYFDTARTGIRGAGVHGHSLRLDENGLMFDMLRRQVFNKETGNVEMVRDQIGVDLDEPVVLGEPLDEETLKSKTTIYRIDGEAYKDDTEAVEVLKNIHVSRSFGAFNPVKGWD, encoded by the coding sequence ATGGCACAAATTTATCCAGGTACTTCTCAGGTTGCTCAAAACAGAAGAAACTTTTGTAATCCAGATTACGAGTTAGAAAAGTTAAGAGAAATCTCTGATGAAGACGTAGTAAAAATATTAGGTCACAGAGCTCCAGGTGAAGAATACAAAAGTGTTCACCCACCATTAGATGAAATGGATGAGCCTGATGACATTGTAAGAGAATTAGTTACCCCTATTGCAGGTGCAAAAGCAGGGGACAGGATTAGATACATCCAATTTGTAGACTCAATGTACTTCGCACCAGCTCAACCTTACTTAAGAGCAAGGTCTTATTTAAACAGATTCAGAGGAATTGATACTGGTACTTTATCCGGAAGACAAGTTATCGAAGCTAGGGAAAGAGATATTGAACGTATTTCCAAATACCTCTTAGAAACCGAATACTTTGATACTGCAAGAACTGGTATTAGAGGTGCAGGTGTACACGGTCACTCTTTAAGGTTAGACGAAAATGGTTTAATGTTTGATATGCTTAGAAGACAAGTATTCAACAAAGAAACTGGTAACGTTGAAATGGTAAGAGACCAAATCGGTGTAGACTTAGACGAACCAGTAGTATTAGGTGAACCATTAGATGAAGAAACCTTAAAATCAAAAACCACAATTTACAGAATTGATGGTGAAGCATACAAAGATGATACTGAAGCTGTTGAAGTGTTAAAAAACATTCACGTATCCAGATCATTTGGTGCATTCAATCCAGTTAAAGGATGGGATTAA
- the mcrC gene encoding methyl-coenzyme M reductase I operon protein C, giving the protein MTFKMIGRCTHVVDCRATGGMGKGGGLAQRGTFAECGAEVLAVAMSPGRRHITKPVCEITFGLRESNVLTSTMVLNAGAGVPHDAPASGGTLFGLTDKEVEQMSNFKLLVIHLGGVKNHLIYKARLILRNVNKPCIIICESPVDCEDFAKIGVKTSKVMPSEEDVKTEGHIVDIVSGVIRGETISQEKLDEIIRKVKLALGDA; this is encoded by the coding sequence ATGACTTTTAAAATGATTGGAAGATGTACTCACGTAGTTGATTGCAGAGCAACAGGTGGTATGGGCAAAGGTGGAGGTCTTGCACAAAGAGGCACATTTGCTGAATGTGGGGCTGAAGTTTTAGCTGTTGCTATGTCTCCAGGACGTAGACATATTACTAAACCTGTTTGTGAAATCACTTTTGGATTACGTGAATCCAATGTTTTGACTAGTACAATGGTATTAAATGCAGGTGCAGGTGTTCCTCATGATGCTCCAGCTTCTGGTGGTACATTATTTGGTCTCACTGATAAGGAAGTGGAACAAATGAGTAATTTTAAATTACTTGTTATTCATTTAGGAGGAGTTAAAAATCATTTAATCTACAAAGCTAGATTGATTTTAAGGAATGTAAACAAGCCTTGTATTATCATTTGTGAATCTCCAGTTGACTGTGAAGATTTTGCCAAAATTGGTGTAAAAACTTCTAAAGTCATGCCATCTGAAGAGGATGTTAAAACAGAAGGACACATTGTTGATATTGTTAGTGGAGTTATTCGCGGAGAAACAATCTCACAGGAAAAATTAGATGAAATTATTAGAAAAGTTAAATTAGCATTAGGAGATGCATAA
- the mcrD gene encoding methyl-coenzyme M reductase operon protein D — protein sequence MDGKKMDIEIFPYRVLGSDTTEKLLNDIESLEDVKRTVIHGPRFPKTEETLPPQYRERRVININGEDVVLKVKTGRIFVELTMESTVKKIEEICKKHIPFGFDINQDKTNYIRKERTVSDRIKYGDADLPDELIGMTDQYSSFEDHVNIVRKDDF from the coding sequence ATGGACGGCAAAAAAATGGATATTGAAATATTCCCATACCGAGTGCTTGGAAGTGACACAACAGAAAAGTTGTTAAATGACATCGAATCACTTGAAGATGTTAAAAGGACTGTAATTCATGGTCCGAGATTTCCAAAAACTGAAGAAACTTTACCGCCACAATATAGAGAACGTAGAGTGATTAACATTAATGGCGAAGATGTTGTTCTTAAAGTTAAAACTGGTAGAATTTTTGTTGAATTGACAATGGAGTCTACAGTTAAAAAAATTGAAGAAATCTGCAAGAAACATATTCCTTTTGGTTTTGATATTAATCAAGACAAAACAAATTACATCAGAAAGGAAAGAACAGTTTCTGATAGAATTAAATATGGTGATGCAGATTTACCTGATGAATTAATTGGAATGACTGATCAATATTCAAGTTTTGAAGATCATGTAAATATTGTTAGAAAGGATGACTTTTAA